TCAGGTGGCGGCCGCTGGTGACGAGGCGACAATTCCGGTATCGGCGCGCTTCCTGAAAGAGCTGATGGCGGCTCAGCTCGAAGCGCAGCAGATCTGCCAGCCGGTTAGCGAACCGGAAAGCGATAACGATCCGCGACAAACTAGCCTGCTGGTCGACGGAGATGGTTAAACCAGTTTCCCCGTCCTTTCTCTCGTTTGCCCCTGCCTAGCAGGGGCTTTTTTTTATCCGCGTTGCGCGGACTATCGAGATGGAAAATCGATAGAAAAAAATCGGTCTGCGAAAGGATAGACGAAGTGAGTTACATGGCATACGATAGACGCAACGTTATACATACAAGGAGAGGGCGTGTGTCAAAACTCAAAGATCTTGTCATCAGGCATAGCGCAGAGATTCGTCAATTGCAGCGGACGACGATCGAAACCATATCCGGAGCGTTGGAGATCGCAACGAGCCTACCGCAGCTCAAGACGACGATTCAGGAAGCGCTAGATACGCTCGCGCACCGTCAAAGGGCTGCTGAAGAGCGATACAGTATCAAGCTGCAAGAGATCGACAGGAGTGCGCGCAAGCGGCCGGAGAACTGACGTGCGTTCTCTATCGAGGTCAAAAAAATGGGGAAGCGCCCGGCCCGCAAGAGGCAGGGGCGCGGTGCGGTTGTCCACGGGACGCTGGCGGCGGCCGGTGGACAACCGCATCCCCATTTCCTTCCTAGAGCGAAGTGATGTGAAGCGGGATCTGGTGTGAGGGGAGCTAACGCTGACGTCGTTCGGCTGACGATCGAGGCAGATCACTTACCGGGGTTGCCACCCGCCTTCGAATTGCCAAAGTCCCCAGCTCGCCACCGCTCGTTCTGAGCGAGGCAGCGTAATAGATTCATCGCAACCAGTCCGTCGCCATACTCACGGCGAATGATAGTAACCAGATGCTCGATCTCGGCCATTACACGCCGCGCACGCACGACCTCGAGGATTACGCGCCTCACGTCCGGGTCGCGCTCGCGCCGGTATAACTCAACCAGTTCGCCGTGCATAGGCGGTTCGAATTCGGGCAGCGGCTTCACACCACTAGGCTTTACTTTGAACGCTTCCCGCCATTCTGGCGGTCCTACGCGCTCACGACGCGTATGGTTTAGGCACCGTCCCCATGCCTCTGTAAGCGTTTGAGATCGCAAACCCTCGCTCCTAGTTAACCAGAACGGGTACAGCTTTACCTGCCCGTTATCGAGATCCGTGTACTCCCACTGATATTCCCAAACAGTCCCCATTTTCGGCACCAACACTGTATGGATATCCAGTGTATCCCATCGACGCGCTACACACATGCGCGCCGCGGTTGTGTGCAAGCGGCGGCGGCCGCCGGAGTCCTGCGCCGGGCTACGGGGGGTCGTGGCCGCTTACGCGGCTCCGAGGTCTACCGACCCGGCCCCCCTACCGTCACACCCGCCCGTCCACTGGACGGTCGGGCAAGGGACAGCTCCGGCGGGGCAAGCGCCTGGTGGTGATCGACGTTCCGGATTGGCTTTGCAGGAAAGGGGGTCTGCCGGGCGCGTCTCGTAATTCGCAATGTCTATCTATGCCTGCCCGCCATTGGGACAATCAATCTCCAAACGATAGACGAAACGAGATACGAATAGTAAAATGGTTTCCGTGGTGGTGATGACCACGGAATACGACGATGCCCCGGCCACTACCTTAACTACTACAGGAGAAACAATGGATACGTTGCATGTTGCGCGTCGTGTTACGCGCAAGTTTGTCGGCACGTTCCGCCACCTGGACGCATGGGACGAGCTGGGCACGATCCGGCACACGCCATTCCGCAAGGTGTACAACCCGGCACGCGATGAAGATTTGTCGGACGGCCCCAGCTACGTCGCCTTCGCCCGCCTGCCCGCCGGCGCGGACGTCAAAGAGTGGTGCCTCGCCATCGAGGACAGCATGTCGTCGCACGGCTGCTCGCACGAGTACGACTGCTGCGGCTGCGCCTCGCACTACGCGCGGGTGTATCCGTACCGCGGCCGCGTGGTGCGGATCAGCGTCGGCGTGTCCTACAACTACTGACCAACGCAACGCCAAGGGGAACGACGATGGCACGAATCAAGGCTGACGAGGTTTGCGTGGGCGACAAGATCGTCCGCCCCGGCGATGCGATTTACGAAGTCGTGGCGCTCGAATGGTTCACGGTCACGGTGCATCTGCATTGCGTCGAGCGCCGCGTGGCCAAGCTCGACCGACACGAGACGTTCTCGTACAACCGCGACGAAAAGGTCGAGGTTGCCTAACAACCGCTCCCGCTACAGGAGAACGACATGTCAATCACTATCGAATTCGAAGATCTCGGGCAAGACTTTCTTGTGTGGACGCTCAATGAGAACGGCGTCGTGATCGAGTGCAAGCCGTTTCAGGCGTGGCTGTGGAAAGGTCGACAGGTAGTCGACTACGCAAGCCTGAAGCGCGGTGACGTTGTGCACTTCCTCGACAACGACAACCACATGCGACCGCTGAAATACCGCATTGCGCGCATCACGCACTGATCAACCGCTCTCGCTACAGAAGAAAGACATGGACGACTTCGGCAACTCGATCAACAACTACGCATTCCTGATGCACGACATGATCTGGAAGCGAATCTACTTCTTCACCAGCGCTATCAGCGGCGGTTCGCACGTCGACGCGGCCGACAACGTGATCTAACCAACCGCTACCGCTACAGGGGAAAGACCATGCCAGAAGAACAACTCGCGAGCGCAGTGGAACTGCTGATGGCGCTCAAACGCGACCTGATGCACGCGCGCCGGTTCGGGCCGGACACACTCGCTAACTACCGGCGCGCTTGTTCGTCGGCAGAAGGTGACGTTGAAGCGTGGCTCATCGAACATGGCCACCTCAAATCGACCGAGTAGCAAGGGACAGATCCGGCGGGGCAAGCGCCTGGTGGTGATCGACGTTCCGGAATGGCTTTGCAGGAAAGGGGGGCTGCCGGGCGCGTCGCGTAATTCGCGCCGTCGATCGAAAATCGCCCGCCATTGGGACAATCAATCACGAAGCGATAGACAAAACGAAGTACGGCACGTAAAATGGTTTCCATGGTGATTGTGACAATTTTTGGAGAAAGTACCGTGCCGCAAGCGACGACAGACCTGGTTAAGAGTGTGAGTGTTGAGAACATGCTCCGGCAGCGTGACGCCGTAATGGAGCGTATCGCAGAAGCGAAGCGGCTGATTGGCGAAGCTGACGAAATTGCTTCGAAGGCCGGATTTGGCGCAGTGAGTGGCTATATCTCGGACAGATATTCGCACGGTGGTGCGCGCTTTGGTCATGCTGATTTCGTGGAGCAGATGCGCAAGCATGTTGATGCTTCCGGTTGGAAGCATCTGATGAACGAGTCAGGAATTCGAACCCTGATGGATGCCGAGGCGCGGAAGCAATGGGACAGCAGCGTCTATGAATTGAAGACGCCGGAGCTGACACTTGCAAACGTCACTTCGACCTTTACAGTGCTGCGCGATGGCCGGGAAGAACTGTTCGAACGAGGCGTGATCGCTTGCTTTCGCGGACTGTCGTGGGACTATAAGACCAATCAACCGTTCAAGTTTGGTAAGCGTATTGTGATGCGATGCCTCTACCAGGCTCAGGTTGGCCCCTATACGCAGAGTGTCAACCACCACGCGGCCGACAAGCTAGACGATCTTGTGCGCGTGTTCAGCGTGCTTGATGGGAAGCCGGAACCCGACCACCGGAACGGCATGTATATGCACCTGAGCAATGCTACGTGCAAACGTCCCGTTGAGCGCTTCATCGATCTCGAATATTTTGAGATTCGCTGGTTCAAGAATGGTAACGGACACTTGACATTCAAGCGGCCCGAGCTTGTCGAAAAGATCAATCGAATTATCGCGAAGTGCTACCCGCACGCACTCGCATCCGAGGTTAGATAACCCGGCACCGCTGAACGGCCACGCCAGCGCGGCATTGATCTGACGGAGCCCCCCCACACACTAACGCCCCAGCAGCTTGCCGCGCTGGGGCGTTTTGCTATCCAGCTCGCGCGTTGCGCTCGATGGGGACGGCGCGCCGCTGCGCGTCGCGATCGCGGGCCGGCCGCCGGCGACGCGGGCGGGGGCTCTCGATCCAGCTCGCGCGCCCTGGCGGCCGCGCTCGATGCCGACGACGGGCGGCGCATTCGCGCCGCGGTGGTCTGCGAGCGGCGGCGGCCGCCGGAGTCCTGCGCCGGGCTACGGGGGTCGTGGCCGCTTGCGCGGCCCCGAGGTCTACCGACCCGGCCCCCTACCGTCTCACCCGCCCGTCCACTGGACGGTCGGGCAAGGGACGACACCGGCGGGGCAAGCGCCTGGTGGTGATCGACGTTCCGGATTGGCTTTGCAGGAAAGGGGGGCTGCCGGGTGTGTCGCGTAATTCGCAACGTCTATCTATTTCCGCCCGCCATTGGGACAATCAATCGCCAAACGATAGACAAAACGAAGTACGTAGCGTAAAATGATTTCCATGGTGAGGCGTTGACAAGGAGATGAGAAATGCAAGCCAAGATTGAAGTTGCAGCCGTTCTGGACAGCCTGCGCATCCAGGCGTCTACCCGCGTCTTTGCGGAGAGCGATGATCGGCAGTATTTCGTGAACAGCAGCTACATCGAAGATCGTGACGTGATTCTTCGCATCCTGATCGAGCGCGCCATCATTCGCCGTGCCGTGAGCGACATTCTGGCCGACAGTGAAGGCTATACCGTTCGCGTGTGGGACGGCGAAGCATATGCCATCAAGTCGTCTCGCGATCTTATCGAGATCATGGGTGCGATCATGGCGACGGACGAGGAAACCATCATCATCCACCGTCCCCACACGGAAGAGAATCGGAGCAAGCCGGTGCGTGTCGGATCGTTGTCTCTGGTCTACGGTAACTCCGGCTGGGACGTCATTTCCGACAACGCGGACAACGACGAGACGAACCGCCTGATCGCGGGAGCCGAGAAGCTCGCCAGCGCCTTCGCCGCAGTGCTTTGATCGAAACGGCCTGCCTGATGCGGGCCGACCTGATGAGGAAGGGATTATGTATCTGTTTCTGATCGTCGCTAGGCTTAGCGGTAGCGATGCAGAGTTCGGCACGTTCTTGGAACCGGCCGAAGATGAGCAAATCGCACAAGATCTTGTGCTGTCCAGATTCACGGACGAGATGGAAGAGATCGAGAAGCGAGAGAAGTCGCTCGAAATCGAGGTCTCGGTACTGATCGGGGAGTATGTCGCAGAAGACACGCTACGAATCCCGACCGGTGTTGACTGGATGCTCGATCGGCAAGTGTGGCTGCGGTCTGTTGTACAGCCGCGCAGGCTCGGCTACTAATCAACGTACCCGAAGGGGAACGACCATGAACGCAGCCAAGCAAGCAGTGATCGCAGACGCGGAGCGCGCCGGCTACACGATCGAACGTCATGAAACGTGCGTTGACATCGTGAAGCGCACGAAGCATGCGAAGCCGCGCGTTGCAGTGGCGCTGCGCATCTATGAGGACGGCACGGCGTTCGATGCAACGATGGACCTGTCGGCCGCGAAGGCCATCCGTAACGCGGCCGACATGCGGGCGTTCCTTGGCATTTAACAACCGCTCCCGCTAGAGGAGAAAGACCGTGAAAGTCGAAAAGGTAGTGCTGCCGGACGGACGTGAGCGTGTGCGAGTTACAGGTGATGACGGCCGCAAGTCCTATTGGTGGCACATCCGCCAGCGGCCGCGCGAAATCACGTCGGCAAAGCAACGCGTGCTGATCGACGCAGCAATCGCGCGCTCCGCCTGACCAACCGCTCCCACTACAGGAGAAAGCCATGAACAAGCCGCAAATGACGCTTCGCTGGAACGACGGCGAAGAACAAGCGATCAGCCGGGCGAAAGCCGCCCGCGAGATTCGCAAGAACCGCAACGCACACCCTGCGCTTGGCGTGCGCGTTTTCCGGAAATTTCGCGAGACGTACATCGTCAGCGAATTCCTCGGTGTCGGCTGCTGCATCCATCGCGCATGAACAACTGGCCGCGCGTCCCGACTGACAACCGTAGTCACTATAGGAGATGGGCGAAATGAAGATGCGTAAGCGCCGCATCAAACGAGGGCTGATTCTCGGGCCGTGGAAAGGGCAGCCAAACGCCCGACCGCTTCTGCTGTTATGGTGGCCGCATCACCACCGTAAAGCCTGAAAAACCGCCCCCGCTACGACGGACATTGAAGTCACGCCCCAGCAGCTTGCCGCGCTGGGGCGTTTTGCTATCCAGCTCGCGCGTTGCGCTCGATAGGGACGGCGCGCCGCTGCGCGTCGCGATCGCGGGCCGGCCGCCGGCGACGCGGGCGGGGGCTCTCGATCCAGCTCGCGCGCCCCGGCGGCCGCGCTCGATGCCGACGACGGGCGGCGCATTCGCGCCGCGGTGGTCTGCGAGCGGCGGCGGCCGCCGGAGTCCTGCGCCGGGCTACGGGGGTCGTGGCCGCTTGCGCGGCCCCGAGGTCTACCGACCCGGCCCCCTACCGTCGCACCCGCCCGTCCACTGGACGGTCGGGCAAGGGACGACACCGGCGGGGCAAGCGCCTGGTGGTGATCGACGTTCCGGATTGGCTTTGCAGGAAAGGGGGTCTGCCGGGCGCGTCGCGCAATTCGCATCGCCTATCTATATCTGCCGACCATTGGGACAATCAATCGTCAAACGATAGACAAAACGAGATACGGATAGTAAAATGGTTTCCATGGTGATAGACATGGGGAACGACGATGAACAAACCGACTTTCGCAAAGCTGCTTGACGCATGCGACTGCGCGACACGCGGTCTGATGTTCAACGTCTGCTGCGCGCTCAGCGAGGCCGCTGACAACGCGATCCACAGCGAAGTGCTGGTCAGCAATGAGTTCGTTCGCGTTGGTGACAACTGTTCGCCCCTGTTCGACGGAGCCGCGCTCGACAGCCTAGCAACTGTCATGTCCTGCAACGTGCTAGGTTGGTCCGACGCAGAACACGCCGACGTCGCTGCATGGCTCGCGGCCCGTGGCTTCACTTTTTAACAACCGTACCTACCAAGCTGGAGATCGCAATGTTCGAAACTACAGCGGCCCTGATCCGATGGATCGACACCCATTACCTGCCCGAGCCGACGATCGACAACGGCGACGGCACCCTGACCGTAGCTTGCGCAGTGGTCGCGGCCGACAGAAGCGTGTTGATCGAGCGCTCGAAGATCCCGGCGACGCGTAAGGCCGCTCGCGACTGGCTCGGCTATTGATCCGGTCGTACTGACCGACGACGAAGGGGAGTGACGATGGAAAAGCTGAGCGCAATCGCGAAGTGTCAGGAAATGAAGCCGGTTCTGTCCAGCATCCAACAATCTGGATTCGCGGCGCAGATGATGCAGAACGGAACTATTGAAGTGCAAGACCCGGTTCTCTGCCTTGGCGTCGGCGGCAAGAACCATACGGAATACCGCACGATCAAGCTGCACGGTGCCAAGGCCGCGCGGCATTTCATTATCGAACGCAGCTAACTAAGGGGAAGAGTCCATGACTACCGATACGATCGATCTGACGCCCACATGGGGTGAAGTCGGAAATATGTATGTCCGACTGGCAGAGTCGGGGGAAGTGGCCGCGATTCGGAGGATGCGATCGGAGGCTGCAAAGGCGTTTGCCGCAGCTCAGGCGTTCA
The Burkholderia contaminans genome window above contains:
- a CDS encoding DUF4942 domain-containing protein, with translation MVSMVIVTIFGESTVPQATTDLVKSVSVENMLRQRDAVMERIAEAKRLIGEADEIASKAGFGAVSGYISDRYSHGGARFGHADFVEQMRKHVDASGWKHLMNESGIRTLMDAEARKQWDSSVYELKTPELTLANVTSTFTVLRDGREELFERGVIACFRGLSWDYKTNQPFKFGKRIVMRCLYQAQVGPYTQSVNHHAADKLDDLVRVFSVLDGKPEPDHRNGMYMHLSNATCKRPVERFIDLEYFEIRWFKNGNGHLTFKRPELVEKINRIIAKCYPHALASEVR